In Palaemon carinicauda isolate YSFRI2023 chromosome 14, ASM3689809v2, whole genome shotgun sequence, the following proteins share a genomic window:
- the LOC137652885 gene encoding uncharacterized protein has translation MESLMTRALGMLWDLKEDSFKFSIELKDNPFTRRGLLSTISSLYDPLGLLSPIILPAKKLLQELCQVESLDWDERIPDEPAERWEHWIQGLHLLEQLSIPRCFKSSGFGNVTDSSLVLFSDASTVGYGVAAYLVLHGGNQVQSNLVIGKSRVSPKKVVTIPRLELTAATVSVKVAQHILKELEFTVGKEYVCADCVDDTSEHVSAVTISEEPHGFTRLIEYFSSWSRLQKAVSVFQQLKSILSGKRKGCVTTDAERAIIMYVQREVFGDEVKALSRELSVGKSSPIYKLDPFLDSEDGLLKVGCRIRRSDIPQSAKHPILLPKKHHVTTLLIRHEHELLAHSGRNHVLSNLRQKYWIINANATVRNVLFHCVTCRKLKEPALSQKMADLPADRLEPSPPFSNVGIDLFGPYYIKEGRKVLKSFYS, from the coding sequence atggagagtttaatgacaagagCCTTAGGAATGTTATGGGACCTTAAAGAAGACTCATTCAAGTTCTCAATCGAGCTCAAGGATAATCCATTCACCAGAAGAGGATTGTTATCAACTATCTCATCATTATATGATCCCCTTGGGTTGCTCTCTCCAATCATCTTACCGGCCAAGAAACTGTTACAAGAATTGTGTCAAGTTGAGAGTTTGGACTGGGATGAGAGGATTCCAGATGAGCCAGCTGAAAGGTGGGAACATTGGATACAAGGTCTTCATTTACTGGAGCAGCTTTCAATACCAAGATGCTTCAAGTCAAGCGGGTTTGGTAATGTGACAGATTCAAGTCTTGTATTATTCAGCGATGCAAGTACAGTTGGTTATGGTGTTGCAGCATACCTTGTTCTTCATGGTGGAAACCAAGTGCAGTCAAATCTTGTCATTGGAAAATCAAGAGTATCTCCCAAAAAGGTGGTGACTATACCTAGGCTAGAACTTACAGCTGCAACTGTGTCTGTCAAGGTTGCTCAACacatcctgaaggagttggagtttACTGTTGGCAAGGAGTATGTGTGTGCAGATTGTGTTGATGATACAAGTGAACATGTGTCTGCGGTCACAATTTCTGAAGAACCTCATGGGTTTACaagattaattgaatatttctcttcatgGTCAAGGTTACAAAAGGCAGTTTCTGTATTTCAACAACTAAAGTCAATCCTTAGTGGTAAAAGGAAAGGTTGTGTAACCACTGATGCTGAAAGGGCAATAATAATGTATGTTCAACGGGAGGTGTTTGGTGATGAAGTGAAGGCTTTATCAAGGGAATTGTCAGTTGGCAAGAGTAGTCCAATATATAAGCTTGATCCCTTTCTTGATTCTGAGGATGGATTATTGAAGGTTGGATGTAGGATAAGAAGGTCTGACATTCCACAGTCTGCCAAACATCCCATACTGTTACCAAAGAAGCATCATGTGACTACATTGTTGATACGACATGAGCATGAATTATTAGCTCATTCAGGTAGAAACCATGTTCTCTCAAATCTAAGGCAGAAGTATTGGATCATCAATGCTAATGCAACTGTCAGAAATGTCTTATTTCATTGTGTTACTTGCAGGAAGTTGAAAGAACCAGCTTTGAGTCAAAAGATGGCTGATCTTCCAGCAGACAGATTGGAACCTTCACCACCATTCAGTAATGttggtattgacctctttggaccctattacatcaaggaaggaagaa